CAGCATTCATACAGCTTTTACTCAGATGGAAAAACTGAAAAGCAAGCCACAAAACATTTCTACAAAGAAGGACCACAGGAATCGGAAGGTTTATGACCGAGTGAGATACAGTGCCAGCGAGAGGGAGAAGATGAGAATGAGAAACGTATCCTCCGCTCTCCAGAACCTGAGAAGATACTTGCCTCCAGCCGTCGCCCCAATTGGCAAAACCCTAACAAAAATTGAAACACTGCGCCTCACCATCCGTTATATATCCCATCTTTCTGAAGTTCTTGGCCTTGATGAGAAGACCCTGAGCAAGAGAAGAGAGGAAGAGATGAGAAGGTCCAACATGTGCCATATTGGTCTGTGCTGCTGCCAGGACAGACGTCACAATGTATGCTCAGAAGTCAGGCCAAATTCTTCAGAGCCTGTAAACTCTCCCTATTTCTCCAGTTCTCCGAGATTGTTTCCTGAACAGAACATCTTTGAAGTACAAGAGCAAGAATTTCAACAGCCAGCCAGATGGGCCACTGAAGGCAAAGCTTCAGATCTGAGTGATCACATGAAATCTTTCTCCGCTTGTGCGCTGGCATCTGAACCTGTTCACAGCATAGAGACCAAAGATGACTTCCCCTTAACCTCACCAATCTCTCCAGACCAGGGGTTTTGTCAGGTATGTTAGATTTCCCTATCATTTCCCTTaaataataactatatatttattttgctaataGCCTGGAATTTTCATATTATGAAAATGAATCATCTAGTGGggggtaaataataaaaaagtacactaaaattagtaTTTATGACAGCATGTAATAAACAGGAACTGTCTAGCTATTCTCTGCTATATTTCCCAGCATCCTTAACCAGCCACAGCTGGGAGGTTTGAAATTTCACAGCTTGTGGTAACTTTAAATAGAACAGAGCATCAAACATCTAACTATGTGGCAAAAGTTTATTGAAGGTATATACAGTTATAAAAAGCTGTTTTAGTGGAGAATAGAGGTACTTGGCTAGTTATGTTTCtcttaaatatgtattttgatTCAGTAATAGGATTGGAAGTGGGTAACatgtaattaaatacatttgtgtaatTAGTAGATTTTCTCAGATACTGTTGTATCCGTATTGGCATGgcatgtgtattatataaaattgCAGAATCCCTTAGTTTTTGCTATAACTTTGCTATAGTAACCTTAGTGCCTTACTGTGCATTAGATCTCTCAGGCAGTGCAATAGGTACACAAATTAAAATGTGAAGTTTAAATGAGAACTtgattttaatgtatatatatattttttttttcttccagaattTCATTGATGACATGTGGGACGAACTGCAAGAGAAAGCTCTGTTGACATCGTTCCAGCCACCCGAAACATTTCAGCATCTTGCATACTAATCACGTCCAACTTATATTGTACTTATATACTTATTTACTTATACTGAATCTTTTCTTGTGCAAATATCTAtgcattaatatatacatatatatatggtttatggTATTTAACTGTACAGAGTCTTTTATGCGTTTGTAACATATTAATTGTAAATATGAActgaaaacacaaatatatttatttaaaaagttctaTTAATCTATGTTGagctatattttttcatattaacTGTCGGTAGACAATATTTATGCCTTTGGAGTATGTGTATgtttggatatactgtataatacagcatcccatacctttacagttCTAGAACTGGTCTCATTGATTTCAATGGTGGCATTACAGGAGACAAGGAAACCTATAACCTAATGCCACACTTGTAGCAACAAGTACCAACTACACATTTCCATGTTTGTCACATGTATAATGCAGTTTTTACCCTTGTTCTTTATATGAATATCCTTCTATCATCCTGGATTCATAAATGATACATAACACTGTAAATGAGCGCCAGTAACAACGCAATCAGCGCagtttaaattgcatttttatatagaGTTTCTTTCTGTTCTAAGTCTATTCAAATACTTTAGATTTTTTCATACATCTAATTGTATCCGAACAACTATATATTGTTACATTACCCTGTATATCTGTGAAAGGCTATGGCATTAAATATACTGTCTTCTGAAAGAATCTTGGCTTCCTAGTGCTTTCTGTGAAACAATAGGTAATGGCTGCAAATAAAAGGTCCCAAAACACACGGCTCTGGTTTCTTAAATTGCAGCCACTTTTAAAAGATATTTCAGTTGCTGTTTCAGTGATACTGTCATCTAAGTACAAGTTTGTTTTTGCATCTCAAAAACAGCAAGCTATATTCAGCAAAGTGCTGGAAAAAAAGAGGCTAATACTGAAAATTGCCATTTCTCTCATTCATGCCACTGTTACAGGCAAACAAAGGCGGAGAAAATGACTTTAAAGAACcttattttaggaaaatgtgtTCCATTATGTGAAATAAAATGCACTCTGCTAATGAGGCACCAGGGAAACAAGAAGTGTCATTGTGGAAAGATAGCAGATTTGTGAAATGGCAGTATATCTATGGATCAGGCCTTGGAGAAGGAAACCTGTACATTTCAGCTTAGTGTTCAATATCTACTTGCCATATACTGCCAAAATCTGTAATATGTCCATAGACTGGGTTACATGATCTAAGCATTAACTGCCAAATCCTATAATATACTGACATAGAGCCAAAACTTAGAATAGATTAATAtctatccatacctcccaacattttgaaattgaaagagggaaaaaaagaattgaacccgcccatgcccatttttgtggccacaccccctaattaccatgttcattttacaaaatttgacaagttatgaaagtttgaacacatttctgtgtttttcttttacagttttgctaatgaaggtgaattgccctttaagctgcaagtcacagtttccccaagagacctgcttatcgtaatagtttctttgcttatcttaaattgttacaaaattatctaagtgcacctgccatatattctgggctctctgccagtagccaattaagttagaaactttgtatctttttctggctgttcagtgcaggagatcaaagagaaagtcaggacatttcagtaacaatctgtgactgcgggttgagcttttaaaatcgggacagttgggaggtctatctatctatctatctatctatctatctatctatctatctatctatctatctatctattgtagcCCTTTTCTACTTTgtggtgctacaggagtcctgtgtctccgcTACAGGGAAGAGCAGGTACAGTATGATTTGGCATGCCTCCACACAGGACAGACAGGACTgtgatacccctccctgggaacttccctGATCTGCAATCACACACACAGAGGAAAGGTTGATGGGTTTATTTGCAGGACAAAACGAACTTTAAATAATTGTGACACCtacagcctgccagccaggagcaactttacATAATATTTCAGATGGTTTTAACTCTGAGCTGACCAAGGGGATTCCCACTCATGTggcagatctcttggggaaactgtgacgtgcagcttaaagggcaattcaccttcattagcaaaactgtaataacccataAAAAACATAGAATGtgttcaaactagggatgcactgaatccactattttggattcggccgaacccctgaatccgtcgagaaagattcggccaaataccgaacctaattttcatatgcaaattaggggtgggagggggaaaacattttttacttccttgttttgtgacgaaaagtcatgtgatttccctcccccgtcatatgcaaattaggattcggatttggtttagtcaggcagaaggattcggccgaatccgaatcctgctgaaaaaagccgaatcctggctgaatcctggctgaatcccgaactgaatcctggattcggtgcatccctagttcaaactttcataacctgccacattttataaaatgaacatggtaattagagtgtgtggccacaaaaattggcgtggcaaatctttttgtccctctttccaaaattttgggaggtatgctaatggCGGATATGCCCCTGCCCCAGGATACTGTTGCCCCTCCCTAACTTTAATTAGAAGTGCTCATGCTTGCCACTCCCATTCATCAAAGATGGTGTGAATATTTATGGGTACAACGTGTACTAATAAACTATAAGGCTAATGTAATTATAGACCAAGGCctagtaaccatagcaaccagatgtttAATTTCGAAGAGAAGATCGTTAAATGtaatctgctgattggttggtatggttACAAGTACTTTTTACCCCTTATTACTTTATCTCCTATATTCTGGCGTGTCATCATTTGAGATTATATGTATTTTCGAGGCAATACCTGATAGAGAGCACTCTGCATGATACCTTTTAATTAGGCGCTCAGCACCATAGCATCGTTTCTGATCAGAATTATCAAGACAGAATCATCAAGACACAAATAACAAGGACAAAATCCAAGTGTGTATATTAGTTGAATGTTGAGTTAAATCTGATGCAAATGTCTCCAACTAAAAATAATTGCTATGAAAAGCAGACATCATTGATAAAGATGCACATTCACACCATGGTGACCTCAGCGCTCTGTAAAAAATGCAACTGTCAAGCCTGGAAGAAGGTTGAAGTAATTTGCAAGATGGCTGTAAATAGGTATCTGAGACAGGGAGACAGCTGATTAAGGTGCTGGAAGAATAAAATGACATGACGAAACTACAAATTGAGAAGATGAAAGAGCAAATACATAAGCAATGAACAGTGAtatattgcaacatttattttttaggaaAAATACCAAGTCAATGACAAGCAGACTGAATGAacccatacatgtatttaaaatacattaaaatcctgtaaataatatccttataaatggtgtttactgatgtcatcagttgtagttggtacttagtgatgtcatttttgaccAGGGTCACAATCAGAAATCATAGGGCTTCATACTACTTAGCAGGGCCCTTCCCTCAAGGGTCCCAGTTGTTAGCCCTCCAGTCATCCTGGCCCCCTAGGTGATGGGACCTGAATAATATGTAGAGTAGGGCCCAAAATGAAAAAGAATGCACACTGCACACTAAATAAACTGCACACCTGGccagtcagtggcataactatagaggaagtggggagcaggggggcccagaccatgGGATCCGCTAACTCTACAGCCATCCTACCAAAAATATTTGCACCTGCTGCATCTATTTGTATAGTGCAGGCAAATGCATGAGTGGGACGAGAGCCTGGAGACAGATGCGCTAAAGCAAAAGTACTAGAGGGGCATATGGCATTCAGAGAGAGGTGCAATATTTTGCACTCCATACTAAAGACGTATTCCAGCAGGATCAGGTACAACCACCAAAGAAAGAAAGCACCCTAGCTTATTACACCCATGATATCCAAGCACCACCAACTACACCAAGGCGTCATCCCAATGCAGCCTGCAAATAGTACCTTAGTGTCTCTCTGGGGTTTTCCTGAAGGGAGTCCCCTTTCTCCCTCGACAAAGGGTGGCCTTCTTTGTATCACAGGACTCCTGAAACATGTGCATTATGAGTTATAAAACCCTGTTGTGAAACTACAAAAATGTTATAAGTCACATTGGAGTTGGatgaactatataaaataacTTGGCCTTGGGCCTGATTCATTTGATGATCACGGAGCTccttgtgacttctaatatctttttaatcattttagaTGAAATTTAAAGCTATTTCAAGTGCTGAAAATGTACATTGTGACTTGTTTTACCTGCTATTTGCACTACCAGAATGATAGAAGGGGGCCGTAATTAATACCAATGCCATCACAAGCAGTAAAGCACAGTTTGCATTTGCAGCGGCAGGAGTGCATGTGTATAGTCTCTATGGGGTGCATTTTAATGCCCCTCGAGTACTTGTGCCCTAAAGTAGTATGGCATACAGAGAGAAGTGCAATGGTTTGCATTCTGTTTAGTAGATGTACTCCCACAGGGTCAGGTGCAACAACTGAAGACAGAAAGCACCATCGCTTATTTTAAAGCCACTGAAAAACATGTTACAGGACAAATGACTATAGAGACAGAGATGAAATGACTAAACTAGAAGGCACTGTGACCTCAGTAACCACATCCAAGGTACATGTAAAGTAACTGTAATTTTAGCTGCTGCACGGGGAGGAATGGTGACACATACTGAAATCCAGCAGCCTCTAAGAGTGCTATGAGCTGAATTGTCTCTCCATAAGTACTCATGTCTGTTCTACTGGATACCAGCAGGATGTTTAAATTGCAGAAAACTGCATGTTtgacattaaaaagaaaatacattgtgCTCTGCTGTCAATTTTTGTTAGCTAAAATTTTAGAGAACTCATCTACCAAAAGAACATTATATTACTATTATCATAAATTGGAAGAAAAATGTCTGTGTGCAGATATCAATCTGGGGGAATTGGGGATTGTGTCAACCCTCCCATCACACTAGTTTTCATTAGGAGGTGTCTGCTGGGGGAATATGCTCCCAGCTCATCCccctgttcatttttttttagcttcatgCTTCATTTACAAGTAAAAAGGGATTGTAATTAccattttttagttttcttttttttacttcattaatTTCCTTTTGTATAGTCCTCCACATACAGGGAAGCTGTTTTCAGCATTAAAggagagcttttgtttttattaagataGCAAatatctttaaacattttttgcatgaatacaaaaatatattatttttccccATTATAGGGCTCAATCAGTGGGCCAATTTCTACTCTGATTGTGGACTTCCAAAATGAAAAAGCTTGAATTGAATTGCTGAGCAACACTGTCCTACTGCATTTCAATAGGCCTGAGGAGCATTCCACCCTCATCTTTGATAACATAAACTGAAtgacaaatcttttttttgccacaaataaataacttttttaaaagaTGTCAGTTTAGAGAATGAGTTGCATCCAAATTTCTCATTCAAGCTCACACGAACAagcacattattatattatattatatattcctcCATATAACTTGCAGTAAGCTAAATGCATGGGCTTTTAGAATTATGTTTGATGTTTTGACATAGAATACTGAGTTTAGGCTGTTATATGGTAAGGTTCTGTCCCTGAGAAGTAGCAACACACACATAGCAATCTATCAGAAATGTGCTTACCGTACATTGTTCTAAATGATTGgttacaatgggaaggtaaccagataacagctccctaacacaagataacagctgcctggtagatctaagaacatcactcaatagtaaaaacc
Above is a genomic segment from Xenopus laevis strain J_2021 chromosome 3L, Xenopus_laevis_v10.1, whole genome shotgun sequence containing:
- the mespa.L gene encoding mesoderm posterior homolog A L homeolog (The RefSeq protein has 1 substitution compared to this genomic sequence), which codes for MDFSPTKLHLNQSLSPQDCNPLQQWGYPDSEGYCSLSPASSIDSSGFSPPYPSCAFANDAYSSIHTAFTQMEKLKSKPQNISTKKDHRNRKVYDRVRYSASEREKMRMRKVSSALQNLRRYLPPAVAPIGKTLTKIETLRLTIRYISHLSEVLGLDEKTLSKRREEEMRRSNMCHIGLCCCQDRRHNVCSEVRPNSSEPVNSPYFSSSPRLFPEQNIFEVQEQEFQQPARWATEGKASDLSDHMKSFSACALASEPVHSIETKDDFPLTSPISPDQGFCQNFIDDMWDELQEKALLTSFQPPETFQHLAY